Proteins from a genomic interval of Streptomyces fodineus:
- a CDS encoding DEAD/DEAH box helicase, with product MTLPVALSGTDVIGQAKTGTGKTLGFGLPLLERVTVPADVEAGRAAPEALTDAPQALVVVPTRELCTQVTNDLLTAGKVRNVRVTAIYGGRAYEPQVEALKKGVDVVVGTPGRLLDLAGQKKLNLKHVKCLVLDEADEMLDLGFLPDVEKIIDMLPVKRQTMLFSATMPGAVIGLARRYMSRPTHIRATAPDDEGATVANIKQFVYRAHNMDKPEMVARILQADGRGLAMIFCRTKRTAADIAEQLQRRGFASGAVHGDLGQGAREQALRAFRNGKVDVLVCTDVAARGIDVEGVTHVINYQSPEDEKTYLHRVGRTGRAGAKGTAITFVDWDDIPRWQLINKALELDFNDPVETYSSSPHLFSDLGIPEGTKGTLPRSERTRAGLDAEELEDLGETGGRGARGRGRGGRPESAPAERERTDRTPRRRRRTRGGAALDAAATPAVPATESGTAEATGAEEPRAARALRRRRRTRGGVPAQPVTATEAAVEAVDTAEGPAQPETPEEPRRRTRKSAEPTAEATVETAEGAEAKPRRTRKTAAATAEATVETAEGAEAKPRRTRKTAAATPDAVEAPEAEAKPRRTRKTAAAAPETTDAPEPEAKPRRTRKTAAATAEAAIDTAEGTEAKPRRTRKTAAATPDAVEAPEAEAKPRRTRKTAAAAVETAEGTEAKPRRTRKTAAAAPETTDAPEPEAKPRRTRKTAAAAVETAEGTEAKPRRTRKTAAAAPETTDAPEAEAKPRRTRKKAVAEVDGEAVPKVRRTRKAVAEAAEIPAQATEEPEAKPRRRTRKAVAAVEAAEG from the coding sequence ATGACGCTCCCCGTCGCCCTTTCCGGCACGGACGTCATCGGCCAGGCCAAGACCGGCACCGGCAAGACGCTGGGCTTCGGTCTTCCGCTCCTCGAGCGCGTCACCGTCCCCGCCGACGTCGAGGCCGGACGCGCCGCCCCCGAGGCCCTCACCGACGCCCCGCAGGCGCTTGTCGTCGTCCCCACGCGCGAGCTGTGCACCCAGGTCACCAACGACCTGCTGACAGCCGGCAAGGTCCGTAACGTGCGGGTGACCGCGATCTACGGCGGCCGGGCCTACGAGCCCCAGGTGGAGGCCCTGAAGAAGGGCGTCGACGTGGTCGTCGGCACCCCGGGCCGGCTGCTCGACCTCGCGGGCCAGAAGAAGCTGAACCTGAAGCACGTCAAGTGCCTGGTCCTCGACGAGGCCGACGAAATGCTCGACCTGGGCTTCCTGCCCGACGTCGAGAAGATCATCGACATGCTGCCGGTCAAGCGCCAGACCATGCTGTTCTCGGCGACCATGCCGGGCGCGGTCATCGGCCTCGCGCGCCGCTACATGTCCCGGCCCACGCACATCCGCGCCACCGCGCCGGACGACGAGGGCGCGACGGTCGCGAACATCAAGCAGTTCGTCTACCGCGCGCACAACATGGACAAGCCGGAGATGGTCGCCCGCATCCTGCAGGCCGACGGCCGCGGACTGGCGATGATCTTCTGCCGTACGAAGCGTACGGCCGCCGACATCGCCGAGCAGCTGCAGCGCCGCGGCTTCGCCTCCGGCGCGGTCCACGGCGACCTCGGCCAGGGCGCCCGCGAGCAGGCGCTGCGCGCCTTCCGCAACGGCAAGGTGGACGTCCTGGTCTGCACCGACGTCGCCGCGCGCGGCATCGACGTCGAGGGCGTGACCCACGTCATCAACTACCAGTCCCCCGAGGACGAGAAGACGTACCTGCACCGGGTCGGCCGTACGGGCCGCGCGGGCGCCAAGGGTACGGCGATCACGTTCGTCGACTGGGACGACATCCCGCGCTGGCAGCTGATCAACAAGGCGCTGGAGCTGGACTTCAACGACCCGGTGGAGACGTACTCCTCGTCCCCGCACCTGTTCTCCGACCTCGGCATCCCCGAGGGCACCAAGGGCACCCTGCCGCGCTCGGAGCGGACCCGTGCCGGTCTGGACGCGGAGGAGCTGGAGGACCTCGGCGAGACCGGTGGGCGTGGCGCTCGCGGCCGTGGCCGTGGTGGCCGCCCCGAGTCCGCCCCCGCCGAGCGCGAGCGTACGGACCGTACCCCGCGCCGTCGCCGCCGTACCCGCGGCGGAGCGGCGCTCGACGCCGCTGCGACCCCCGCGGTGCCGGCCACCGAGTCCGGCACCGCGGAGGCCACCGGCGCGGAGGAGCCCAGGGCTGCCCGCGCCCTGCGCCGCCGTCGCCGTACGCGTGGCGGGGTGCCGGCGCAGCCGGTGACGGCCACCGAGGCCGCCGTCGAGGCCGTGGACACGGCGGAGGGCCCGGCCCAGCCGGAGACGCCGGAGGAGCCGCGCCGCCGCACCCGCAAGTCGGCCGAGCCCACCGCCGAGGCGACCGTGGAAACGGCCGAGGGCGCGGAGGCCAAGCCGCGCCGCACCCGGAAGACGGCCGCCGCCACCGCCGAGGCGACCGTGGAAACGGCCGAGGGCGCGGAGGCCAAGCCGCGCCGCACCCGGAAGACGGCCGCCGCCACGCCGGACGCGGTCGAGGCCCCGGAAGCCGAGGCCAAGCCCCGCCGCACCCGCAAGACGGCCGCCGCCGCACCGGAGACGACCGACGCCCCCGAGCCCGAGGCCAAGCCCCGCCGCACGCGCAAGACGGCTGCCGCGACCGCCGAGGCCGCCATAGACACGGCCGAAGGCACGGAAGCGAAGCCGCGCCGCACCCGGAAGACGGCCGCCGCCACGCCGGACGCGGTCGAGGCCCCGGAAGCCGAGGCCAAGCCCCGCCGCACCCGCAAGACGGCCGCCGCGGCAGTCGAAACCGCCGAGGGCACGGAGGCCAAGCCGCGCCGCACCCGGAAGACGGCCGCCGCCGCACCGGAGACGACCGACGCCCCCGAGCCCGAGGCCAAGCCCCGCCGCACCCGCAAGACGGCCGCCGCGGCAGTCGAAACCGCCGAGGGCACGGAGGCCAAGCCGCGCCGCACGCGGAAGACGGCTGCCGCCGCACCGGAGACGACCGACGCCCCCGAGGCCGAGGCCAAGCCCCGCCGCACGCGCAAGAAGGCCGTCGCCGAGGTGGACGGCGAGGCCGTGCCGAAGGTTCGGCGGACCCGGAAGGCGGTCGCCGAAGCGGCGGAGATTCCGGCGCAGGCCACCGAGGAGCCGGAGGCCAAGCCGCGCCGCCGTACCCGTAAGGCCGTGGCGGCCGTCGAGGCCGCCGAAGGCTGA
- a CDS encoding alpha/beta fold hydrolase, translating to MSRPATFVPPPGARAYSLGTARGEFAVVDAPVADGVEPRGTALLLPGFTGSKEDFNPLHVPLAQRGYRTVAVDGRGQYESDGPETDESPYAQRELALDVLAQAEALGEPVHLLGHSFGGQVARAAVLLDHAPFRSLTLMASGPAQISEPQQQRVKLLRDALAVMTMGQVWDAMRAMETPEETETAALDGGLDDRDDLQRRWLGTKPAQLLAAGRQLCTEPDRVMELAALPLPFHVLSGARDDTWPLPLLDDMAVRLDARRTVIENAEHSPNTDQPLATARAVAGFWDTAAQRG from the coding sequence ATGAGCAGGCCCGCCACCTTCGTCCCGCCGCCCGGTGCCCGTGCGTACTCCCTGGGCACCGCGCGCGGTGAGTTCGCCGTCGTCGACGCTCCCGTGGCCGACGGGGTCGAGCCGCGCGGGACCGCGCTGTTGCTGCCGGGGTTCACCGGGAGCAAGGAGGACTTCAATCCGCTGCATGTGCCGCTCGCGCAGCGCGGCTACCGGACCGTGGCCGTGGACGGGCGCGGGCAGTACGAGTCGGACGGGCCCGAGACCGACGAATCCCCTTATGCGCAGCGGGAGTTGGCACTGGACGTGCTGGCACAGGCCGAGGCGCTCGGTGAGCCGGTGCATCTGCTCGGGCACTCCTTCGGCGGGCAGGTCGCGCGCGCGGCCGTGCTGCTCGACCACGCGCCCTTCCGGTCGCTCACCCTCATGGCCTCCGGCCCCGCGCAGATCTCGGAACCCCAGCAGCAGCGCGTGAAGCTGCTGCGGGACGCCCTCGCGGTGATGACCATGGGCCAGGTGTGGGACGCGATGCGGGCGATGGAGACGCCCGAGGAGACCGAGACGGCAGCACTCGACGGCGGCCTCGACGACCGCGACGACCTGCAGCGCCGATGGCTGGGCACCAAGCCCGCCCAACTCCTCGCCGCCGGGCGCCAGTTGTGCACGGAACCGGACCGGGTCATGGAACTTGCCGCGCTGCCGCTGCCGTTCCACGTCCTGTCCGGCGCACGGGACGACACCTGGCCGCTGCCCCTGCTGGACGACATGGCGGTGCGGCTCGACGCACGGCGGACGGTGATCGAGAACGCCGAGCACTCCCCCAACACCGACCAGCCCCTCGCCACGGCCCGCGCGGTCGCCGGCTTCTGGGACACCGCGGCCCAGCGGGGTTAG
- a CDS encoding NYN domain-containing protein, with the protein MNDDLAALGARIDRTNELLERMLAEVAKTPSTHAIFVDAGYLYAAAGRLVAGTEDRRAFDLDAEGLIEALIDRARSVFADSRLLRVYWYDGARRRIHTAEQQTIAELPDVKVRLGNLNANNQQKGVDSLIRSDLESLARHRAISDAALLGGDEDLVSAVEAAQGYGARVHLWGIEAPEGRNQAEPLLWEVDSQRTLDLQFFKPYVSRRTAAAYDPATTARPAREDVRFVGAQIAAKWLASRGREALVELLPGHPYLPGSVDQDLLVEAEGLLQYSLRGQADLRRALRDGFWDHLQAQY; encoded by the coding sequence ATGAACGACGACCTGGCGGCCCTGGGCGCCCGCATCGACCGCACGAACGAGCTGCTGGAACGCATGCTCGCCGAGGTGGCGAAGACGCCCTCCACCCATGCGATCTTCGTCGACGCGGGATATCTGTACGCGGCGGCGGGCCGGCTGGTCGCCGGGACCGAGGACCGCCGCGCCTTCGACCTGGACGCCGAGGGCCTGATCGAGGCCCTCATCGACCGGGCCCGCTCGGTCTTCGCGGACAGCCGCCTGCTGCGCGTCTACTGGTACGACGGCGCCCGCCGCCGCATCCACACCGCCGAGCAGCAGACCATCGCCGAACTCCCCGACGTCAAGGTGCGCCTGGGCAACCTCAACGCCAACAACCAGCAAAAAGGCGTGGATTCCCTGATCCGCTCGGACCTGGAGTCACTGGCCCGGCACCGCGCAATCAGCGACGCGGCCCTCCTCGGCGGCGACGAGGACCTGGTCTCGGCGGTCGAGGCGGCGCAGGGGTACGGCGCCCGGGTCCACCTGTGGGGCATCGAGGCCCCCGAGGGCCGTAACCAGGCCGAGCCACTGCTCTGGGAGGTCGACAGCCAGCGCACCCTCGACCTCCAGTTCTTCAAGCCGTACGTCTCCCGGCGCACGGCCGCCGCCTACGACCCCGCCACCACGGCCCGCCCCGCCCGCGAGGACGTCCGCTTCGTCGGCGCCCAGATCGCCGCGAAGTGGCTGGCCTCCCGGGGTCGCGAGGCCCTGGTCGAGCTGCTCCCCGGCCATCCCTACCTGCCCGGCTCCGTCGACCAGGACCTGCTGGTCGAGGCCGAGGGCCTGCTGCAGTACTCCCTGCGCGGTCAGGCGGACCTGCGCCGCGCCCTCAGGGACGGCTTCTGGGACCATCTGCAGGCGCAGTACTAA
- a CDS encoding MarC family protein, translated as MFDIAVFGSLFLTLFVIMDPPGITPIFLALTAGRPAKVQKRMAFQAVCVAGGVIATFGVLGHQILNYLHVSVPALMIAGGLLLLLIALDLLTGKTDEPKQTKDVNVALVPLGMPLLAGPGAIVSVILAVQKAGSVATQISVWSAILAIHVVLWLVMRYSLLIIRVIKDGGVVLVTRLAGMMLSAIAVQQIINGITQVIRGS; from the coding sequence ATGTTCGACATCGCCGTCTTCGGCTCCCTGTTCCTGACCCTTTTTGTCATCATGGATCCCCCTGGGATCACCCCGATCTTCCTCGCCCTGACCGCCGGCCGTCCGGCCAAGGTGCAAAAGCGCATGGCCTTCCAGGCCGTGTGCGTGGCGGGCGGCGTCATCGCCACGTTCGGCGTCCTGGGCCATCAGATCCTCAACTACCTGCACGTCTCCGTCCCCGCGCTGATGATCGCGGGTGGTCTGCTGCTTCTGCTGATCGCGCTGGACCTGCTCACCGGCAAGACCGACGAGCCGAAGCAGACCAAGGACGTGAACGTGGCGCTCGTGCCGCTGGGCATGCCGCTGCTGGCGGGCCCCGGGGCGATCGTGTCCGTGATCCTGGCCGTGCAGAAGGCCGGCAGCGTGGCCACGCAGATCTCGGTGTGGTCCGCGATCCTCGCGATCCATGTCGTGCTGTGGCTGGTGATGCGTTACTCGCTGCTGATCATCCGGGTCATCAAGGACGGCGGAGTCGTGCTGGTGACGCGGCTCGCGGGCATGATGCTCTCCGCGATCGCCGTGCAGCAGATCATCAACGGGATCACTCAGGTGATCCGGGGGAGCTGA
- a CDS encoding PHP domain-containing protein, producing the protein MRIDLHCHSTASDGTDTPAELVRNAAGAGLDVVALTDHDTTRGYAEAIAALPEGLTLVTGAELSCRIDGISMHLLAYLFDPAEPALLAERELVRDDRVPRAKGMIAKLDALGVPVTWAQVERIAAGGSVGRPHVATALVELGVVPTVSDAFTEEWLADGGRAFVEKHETDPFEAIRLVKGAGGVCVFAHPAAAKRGRTVPQARIAELAEAGLDGIEVDHMDHDADARDRLRGLAKDLDLLVTGSSDYHGSRKDVALGAYTTDPEVYGEITRRATGAFPVPGTGGA; encoded by the coding sequence GTGCGCATCGATCTGCACTGTCACTCCACCGCCTCCGACGGTACGGACACCCCGGCCGAGCTGGTGCGCAATGCCGCCGGCGCCGGGCTGGACGTCGTCGCGCTGACCGATCACGACACCACCCGTGGGTACGCCGAGGCGATCGCCGCGCTGCCCGAGGGGCTCACCCTGGTCACCGGTGCCGAGCTGTCCTGCCGGATCGACGGTATCTCGATGCACCTGCTGGCCTACCTCTTCGACCCCGCGGAGCCCGCGCTGCTCGCCGAGCGTGAGCTGGTGCGGGACGACCGGGTGCCGCGGGCCAAGGGCATGATCGCCAAGCTCGACGCGCTGGGCGTGCCGGTGACCTGGGCGCAGGTCGAGCGGATCGCGGCCGGCGGTTCCGTGGGGCGTCCGCATGTCGCGACGGCGCTGGTCGAGTTGGGTGTCGTGCCGACGGTGAGTGACGCGTTCACCGAGGAGTGGCTGGCCGACGGCGGCCGGGCCTTCGTGGAGAAGCACGAGACCGACCCGTTCGAGGCGATCCGGCTGGTCAAGGGCGCGGGCGGGGTCTGTGTCTTCGCGCACCCGGCCGCCGCCAAGCGGGGGCGTACGGTCCCTCAGGCGCGGATCGCGGAGCTGGCCGAGGCGGGTCTGGACGGCATCGAGGTCGATCACATGGACCACGACGCCGACGCGCGCGACCGGCTGCGGGGCCTGGCGAAGGACCTGGATCTGCTGGTCACGGGCTCCTCGGACTACCACGGCAGCCGCAAGGACGTCGCCCTGGGCGCGTACACGACCGACCCCGAGGTGTACGGGGAGATCACGCGCCGGGCGACCGGCGCGTTCCCGGTGCCGGGCACCGGCGGAGCCTGA
- a CDS encoding DUF6758 family protein: protein MRGEPSCPRCGGRVRAPGLFADSWQCDVHGTVYPLQPVIPPSVEALGAVVHRTHVPLWMPWPLPVGWLFTGVAYAGDDRSGGRATAVACSGPGPLGGPGELILVAEELGVGLGARYAGIDGPDPGSYMNIEKPPQAKVLAAGRPTPLWHVYRTPDDRAVFAGEALGMWLWAVMWPEQSALLMYDELVLTDVRDVGAEVDLVPCGALSPRLLQP, encoded by the coding sequence ATGAGGGGCGAACCCAGTTGCCCGAGGTGCGGTGGCCGGGTCAGGGCGCCCGGTCTCTTCGCCGATTCGTGGCAGTGCGATGTGCACGGCACGGTGTATCCGCTGCAGCCCGTGATACCGCCCAGTGTCGAAGCCCTCGGTGCCGTCGTGCACCGCACGCATGTTCCGTTGTGGATGCCCTGGCCGCTGCCCGTCGGCTGGCTCTTCACGGGCGTCGCCTACGCCGGTGACGACCGCAGCGGTGGCCGCGCGACCGCCGTCGCCTGCTCCGGACCCGGCCCGCTCGGCGGCCCCGGTGAACTCATCCTGGTCGCCGAGGAACTGGGCGTCGGCCTCGGCGCGCGGTACGCGGGCATCGACGGCCCGGACCCGGGGTCGTACATGAACATCGAGAAGCCGCCCCAGGCCAAGGTCCTGGCCGCGGGCCGCCCGACCCCGCTCTGGCATGTCTACCGCACCCCCGACGACCGCGCGGTCTTCGCCGGCGAGGCGCTCGGGATGTGGCTCTGGGCTGTGATGTGGCCCGAGCAGTCCGCCCTGCTGATGTACGACGAGCTGGTGCTGACGGATGTGCGGGACGTGGGGGCGGAGGTGGATCTGGTGCCCTGTGGAGCGTTGTCGCCGCGCTTGCTTCAGCCGTGA
- a CDS encoding suppressor of fused domain protein: MVDVLPLVEARLTTALGAPDARAAVTFLGTDRIEVLRFQEGDVVRYATLGMSAHPMTDPTAMLADPVKGPRAELVLSVRVGRADTDKVLRPLAVVAASPQVEGLIVTPGASLDVGDPLWPGAPFSSVLVGEPGGLVEDLELDEPMDPVRFLPLLPMTANEAAWKRVHGAQALQERWLANGTDLRDPARRSVPLD; the protein is encoded by the coding sequence ATGGTTGATGTTCTTCCTCTGGTCGAGGCTCGGTTGACCACCGCGCTGGGCGCACCGGACGCGCGCGCCGCCGTCACCTTCCTCGGCACGGACCGCATCGAGGTGCTCCGCTTCCAGGAGGGGGACGTCGTGCGCTACGCCACTCTCGGCATGTCCGCGCACCCCATGACCGACCCCACCGCGATGCTCGCCGACCCCGTCAAGGGCCCCCGCGCCGAACTGGTCCTCTCCGTCCGCGTGGGACGCGCCGACACCGACAAGGTGCTCCGCCCGCTCGCCGTGGTGGCCGCGTCCCCGCAGGTGGAGGGTCTGATCGTGACCCCGGGCGCCTCCCTGGACGTCGGCGATCCGCTGTGGCCCGGCGCCCCCTTCAGCTCGGTCCTGGTGGGCGAGCCCGGCGGCCTGGTCGAGGATCTGGAACTGGACGAGCCGATGGATCCCGTACGGTTCCTGCCGCTGCTCCCGATGACCGCGAACGAGGCCGCCTGGAAACGGGTGCACGGCGCCCAGGCCCTCCAGGAGCGCTGGCTCGCGAACGGGACGGACCTGCGCGACCCGGCCCGCAGGTCCGTCCCGCTCGACTGA
- a CDS encoding magnesium and cobalt transport protein CorA: MSMIRDLRAVVRPSRVSLRKDTGTSSYDTTRDPATPSAVVDCAVYRDGTRVASAAPLSPHEAMRLVRRDGGFVWIGLHEPTEAEFAGIASEFGLHPLAVEDAVQAHQRPKLERYDDSLFTVFKTIHYVEHDRLTDSSEVVETGEVMCFTGRDFFITVRHGGQGSLRALRHRLQDDPELLAKGPSAVLHAIADHVVDGYIAVADAVQDDIDDVETEVFSPGRRGGVSRGVDSARIYQLKREVLEFKRAVAPLLRPMQLLSERPMRLVDPDIQKYFRDVADHLARVQEQVLGFDELLNSILQANLAQASVAQNEDMRKITAWAAIIAVPTMVTGVYGMNFDFMPELHWKYGYPLVLSVTVAMCVGIHRVLKRNGWL; encoded by the coding sequence ATGTCGATGATCCGCGACCTGCGCGCCGTGGTCCGTCCGTCCCGCGTCTCGCTGCGCAAGGACACCGGCACGTCGTCGTACGACACCACCCGCGACCCCGCCACGCCCTCGGCCGTCGTGGACTGCGCCGTCTACCGCGACGGCACCCGCGTCGCGAGCGCGGCGCCGCTCAGCCCGCACGAGGCGATGCGGCTGGTGCGGCGCGACGGCGGCTTCGTGTGGATCGGGCTGCACGAGCCCACCGAGGCCGAATTCGCCGGTATCGCCAGCGAGTTCGGGCTGCACCCGCTGGCCGTGGAGGACGCGGTGCAGGCCCACCAGCGGCCCAAGCTGGAGCGGTACGACGACTCGCTGTTCACCGTCTTCAAGACCATCCACTACGTCGAGCACGACCGGCTCACCGACAGCAGCGAGGTCGTCGAGACCGGCGAGGTCATGTGCTTCACCGGCCGGGACTTCTTCATCACCGTCCGGCACGGCGGCCAGGGCTCGCTGCGGGCGCTGCGCCACCGCCTCCAGGACGACCCCGAGCTGCTCGCCAAGGGCCCCTCGGCGGTCCTGCACGCGATCGCGGACCATGTGGTGGACGGCTACATCGCGGTCGCCGACGCCGTGCAGGACGACATCGACGACGTGGAGACCGAGGTCTTCTCGCCGGGCCGCAGGGGCGGGGTGTCCCGTGGTGTGGACTCGGCGCGGATCTACCAGCTCAAGCGTGAGGTGCTGGAGTTCAAGCGGGCGGTGGCGCCGCTGCTGCGGCCCATGCAGCTGCTGAGCGAGCGGCCGATGCGGCTGGTCGACCCCGACATCCAGAAGTACTTCCGGGACGTCGCCGACCACCTCGCCCGGGTCCAGGAGCAGGTGCTGGGCTTCGACGAACTCCTCAACTCCATCCTCCAGGCCAACCTCGCGCAGGCGTCCGTCGCGCAGAACGAGGACATGCGCAAGATCACCGCCTGGGCCGCGATCATCGCCGTACCGACGATGGTGACCGGTGTGTACGGCATGAACTTCGACTTCATGCCGGAGCTGCACTGGAAGTACGGCTACCCGCTGGTCCTGAGCGTCACGGTCGCCATGTGTGTGGGCATCCACCGGGTGCTCAAGCGCAACGGCTGGCTGTGA
- a CDS encoding magnesium transporter MgtE N-terminal domain-containing protein encodes MAAGAPRIFVSHLAGVPVFDPNGDQVGRVRDLVVMLRVGRRPPRVLGLVVELSTRRRIFLPMTRVTGIESGQVITTGVMNVRRFEQRPTERLVFGELLDRTVKLVETGEQVTVLDVSVQQLPARRDWEVDRVFVRKGKKGGAFRRAKGETLTAEWSAVTGFSLEEHGQGAESLLATFEQLRPADLANVLHHLSAKRRAEVAAALDDDRLADVLEELPEDDQIEILGKLKEERAADVLEAMDPDDAADLLGELPEEDKERLLSLMQPADAADMRRLMSYEEHTAGGLMTTEPIVLRPDATVADALARVRNPDLSPALAAQVYVCRPPDETPTGKYLGTVHFQRLLREPPYSLVSSIVDTDLLPLDPDAALRVIAGFFATYDMVAAPVVDESGSLLGAVTVDDVLDHMLPEDWRETEFHLNDENEGVGSHGS; translated from the coding sequence ATGGCAGCCGGCGCCCCCCGGATCTTCGTCTCGCACCTCGCCGGGGTCCCCGTCTTCGACCCGAACGGCGACCAGGTGGGCCGTGTGCGCGATCTGGTCGTGATGCTGCGCGTGGGCCGCAGGCCCCCGCGCGTCCTCGGACTGGTCGTCGAACTGTCCACCCGGCGCCGTATCTTCCTGCCCATGACCCGGGTCACCGGCATCGAGTCCGGGCAGGTCATCACCACCGGCGTGATGAACGTCCGGCGCTTCGAGCAGCGGCCCACCGAACGGCTCGTCTTCGGCGAGCTGCTGGACCGGACGGTGAAGCTGGTGGAGACCGGCGAACAGGTCACCGTCCTCGACGTGTCCGTGCAGCAGCTGCCGGCCCGCCGGGACTGGGAGGTCGACCGCGTCTTCGTCCGCAAGGGGAAGAAGGGCGGCGCCTTCCGGAGGGCCAAGGGCGAGACCCTGACCGCCGAGTGGTCGGCCGTCACCGGGTTCTCCCTGGAGGAGCACGGGCAGGGCGCCGAGAGCCTGCTCGCCACCTTCGAGCAGCTGCGCCCCGCCGACCTCGCCAACGTCCTGCACCACCTCTCCGCCAAGCGGCGCGCCGAGGTGGCCGCCGCCCTGGACGACGACCGCCTGGCCGACGTGCTCGAAGAGCTCCCGGAGGACGACCAGATCGAGATCCTCGGCAAGCTGAAGGAGGAGCGCGCGGCGGACGTCCTGGAGGCCATGGACCCCGACGACGCGGCCGACCTGCTCGGCGAGCTGCCCGAGGAGGACAAGGAGCGGCTGCTGAGCCTGATGCAGCCGGCCGACGCGGCCGACATGCGCCGCCTGATGTCCTACGAGGAGCACACGGCCGGCGGTCTGATGACCACCGAGCCGATCGTGCTGCGCCCGGACGCCACGGTCGCCGACGCGCTCGCGCGGGTCCGCAACCCCGACCTCTCCCCCGCGCTCGCCGCCCAGGTCTACGTCTGCCGACCACCCGACGAGACCCCGACCGGCAAGTACCTGGGCACGGTCCACTTCCAGCGGCTGCTGCGCGAGCCGCCCTACTCCCTGGTCAGCTCCATCGTCGACACCGACCTGCTGCCGCTGGACCCGGATGCCGCGCTGCGCGTCATCGCCGGGTTCTTCGCCACGTACGACATGGTCGCCGCGCCCGTGGTGGACGAGTCCGGGTCGCTGCTCGGCGCGGTCACCGTGGACGACGTACTGGACCACATGCTGCCCGAGGACTGGCGGGAGACGGAGTTCCACCTGAACGACGAGAACGAGGGGGTGGGCAGCCATGGCTCCTGA
- a CDS encoding DUF1003 domain-containing protein — protein sequence MAPERDTATRERNPAGATAATRHRTPRLDQPRPPRRRVLPEWDPEAFGRLSERIARFLGTGRFIVWMTVVIILWVLWNIAAPAGLRFDNYPFIFLTLALSLQASYAAPLILLAQNRQDDRDRVNLEQDRKQNERSIADTEYLTREIAALRMGLGEVATRDWIRSELQDLVKELEERRRHDGHPGHVVFPAERSDRSPGRDTDDR from the coding sequence ATGGCTCCTGAGCGTGACACCGCGACCCGCGAACGCAACCCGGCGGGCGCCACGGCCGCCACCCGGCACCGGACGCCCCGCCTGGACCAGCCGCGCCCGCCGCGCCGCCGGGTGCTGCCCGAATGGGACCCGGAGGCCTTCGGCCGGCTGTCGGAGCGGATCGCCCGCTTCCTGGGCACGGGACGCTTCATCGTCTGGATGACGGTGGTCATCATCCTGTGGGTGCTGTGGAACATCGCCGCGCCCGCCGGCCTGCGTTTCGACAACTACCCGTTCATCTTCCTGACCCTGGCGCTGTCCTTGCAGGCCTCCTACGCCGCCCCGCTGATCCTGCTCGCGCAGAACAGGCAGGACGACCGCGACCGGGTCAACCTGGAGCAGGACCGCAAGCAGAACGAGCGGTCCATCGCCGACACCGAGTACCTGACCCGGGAGATCGCCGCGCTGCGCATGGGCCTGGGCGAGGTCGCGACCCGCGACTGGATCCGCTCCGAGCTGCAGGACCTGGTCAAGGAGCTGGAGGAGCGACGACGACACGACGGGCACCCCGGGCACGTCGTATTCCCGGCGGAACGGTCAGATCGGTCCCCGGGACGTGACACAGACGACCGCTGA